A region from the uncultured Macellibacteroides sp. genome encodes:
- the argS gene encoding arginine--tRNA ligase produces MVIEQQITSAIVSGVKELYGADIETTQIQLGKTKKEFKGHLTLVVFPFLKISRKSPEQTAQALGEYLLKKEPAIAAFNVIKGFLNLTISSSCWIDLLNTINAQPEFGKKEITETSPLVMIEYSSPNTNKPLHLGHVRNNLLGYSLAEIMKANGNKVVKTNIVNDRGIHICKSMLAWQKWGEGITPESAGKKGDHLIGDFYVLFDKKYKQELAELQSNGLTKEESEARSSLMAEAREMLLKWEAGDKEVVALWSMMNSWVYAGFDETYKRMGVNFDKIYYESQTYLEGKGKVLEGLEKGVFYRREDGSVWADLTGDGLDEKLLLRADGTSVYMTQDIGTAKLRFDDYPINKMIYVVGNEQNYHFQVLSILLDKLGFEFGKGLVHFSYGMVELPEGKMKSREGTVVDADDLMEEMVSTAREISQELGKLDGLTPDEAERIVSMVGLGSLKYFMLKVDPRKNMTFNPKESIDFNGNTGPFIQYTYARICSVLRKAAEQGIVLPAELPGSISLSEKEEGLIQLTADFASVIKEAGSEYSPAIVANYIYDLVKEYNQFYHDFSILREENSEVKAFRLVLSSNVAKVVKSGMSLLGIDVPERM; encoded by the coding sequence ATGGTCATCGAACAACAGATTACAAGTGCAATTGTATCCGGAGTAAAAGAACTCTACGGAGCAGACATCGAAACAACTCAGATTCAGTTAGGAAAAACAAAGAAAGAATTTAAAGGGCATCTCACCCTGGTTGTATTTCCTTTTTTAAAGATTTCAAGAAAGTCGCCCGAACAGACTGCACAGGCTTTGGGAGAATATCTTCTTAAAAAAGAGCCCGCTATTGCTGCGTTTAATGTTATTAAGGGATTCTTGAACCTTACGATTTCTTCTTCTTGCTGGATTGATTTGCTTAACACAATCAACGCACAGCCTGAGTTCGGAAAGAAAGAAATAACGGAAACTTCACCGTTGGTAATGATTGAATACTCTTCACCAAATACGAACAAACCGCTTCACCTTGGACATGTAAGAAATAATCTTCTGGGTTACAGTCTTGCTGAGATAATGAAAGCCAATGGTAACAAGGTAGTTAAAACAAATATTGTAAACGATCGTGGAATCCACATTTGTAAGTCAATGCTTGCCTGGCAAAAGTGGGGCGAAGGGATTACTCCCGAGTCTGCAGGCAAAAAAGGAGATCATCTTATTGGGGATTTTTACGTTCTATTTGATAAAAAATACAAACAAGAGCTTGCTGAATTGCAATCTAACGGACTGACAAAAGAAGAGTCTGAAGCCCGGTCTTCTTTGATGGCAGAAGCCCGTGAAATGTTGCTAAAATGGGAAGCAGGAGATAAAGAGGTAGTCGCTTTATGGTCGATGATGAATAGCTGGGTATATGCCGGCTTCGACGAAACTTACAAGCGCATGGGTGTAAACTTTGATAAGATTTACTACGAATCTCAAACGTACCTCGAAGGAAAGGGTAAAGTACTGGAAGGATTGGAGAAAGGAGTTTTCTATCGCCGGGAAGACGGATCCGTTTGGGCAGATCTAACCGGAGACGGTCTGGATGAGAAACTACTACTCCGCGCAGACGGCACTTCTGTATATATGACTCAAGATATTGGTACTGCCAAACTTCGCTTCGACGATTATCCGATCAACAAAATGATTTATGTGGTGGGTAACGAACAAAACTACCATTTCCAGGTTCTTTCTATTTTATTGGATAAGCTTGGTTTTGAATTCGGAAAAGGACTGGTTCATTTCTCTTATGGAATGGTTGAGTTACCCGAAGGAAAAATGAAGAGCCGTGAAGGAACAGTGGTTGATGCAGACGATTTAATGGAAGAAATGGTTTCGACTGCACGTGAAATATCGCAGGAGCTGGGTAAGCTTGATGGATTGACACCAGACGAAGCTGAAAGGATTGTTTCCATGGTAGGTCTCGGTTCACTGAAATATTTTATGCTGAAAGTCGATCCCCGGAAAAACATGACCTTCAATCCCAAGGAATCAATAGACTTTAACGGAAATACCGGACCTTTCATTCAATATACATACGCACGCATCTGTTCTGTATTACGCAAAGCAGCCGAACAAGGTATCGTGCTACCGGCAGAACTTCCTGGATCCATATCTCTTTCTGAAAAAGAAGAAGGACTGATACAGCTTACAGCCGACTTTGCTTCGGTGATAAAAGAAGCAGGTAGCGAATATAGCCCGGCTATCGTTGCCAACTATATTTACGATCTGGTAAAGGAATACAACCAGTTCTACCACGACTTCTCTATTCTACGTGAAGAGAATTCTGAAGTTAAAGCATTCCGACTTGTGTTGTCTTCCAACGTGGCCAAGGTTGTAAAATCAGGGATGTCGTTGCTGGGGATTGATGTTCCGGAAAGGATGTAA
- the topA gene encoding type I DNA topoisomerase: protein MHKNLVIVESPAKAKTIEKFLGKDFKVMSSYGHIRDLNPKDFSIDIENNYLPKYIVPSDKKKLVSELKSEAKKAEQVWLASDEDREGEAISWHLYEVLGLKPDNTKRIVFHEITKTAILHAIETPREINQNLVDAQQARRVLDRIVGFELSPVLWRKVKPSLSAGRVQSVTVRLIVEREREIHSFVSEAAYRVIANFILPDGTTVLKAELNKRLKTKEEVINLLNLCKTASFQIDDIAKKPVKKSPAAPFTTSTLQQEASRKLGYSVSQTMMIAQKLYESGFITYMRTDSFNLSDLALGTSKEEILSSYGEKYYKFRQYHTKSKGAQEAHEAIRPTYVNKVDAGGTAQEKKLYELIRKRTLASQMADAELERTTISVGISGQKEKFVATGEVIVFDGFLQVYRESLDDESEKEQENGLLPAVEMNAVLNLDEVKATERFTQRPPRYTEASLVRRLEELGIGRPSTYAPTIQTVQNREYVVKGDKPGEERNFTAIALKKGKITESLKSEMVGADRNKLMPTDIGIVVNDFLMEYFPNILDYNFTANVEKEFDSIADGEMIWTSVIDNFYKLFHPIVEATSAIKTEHKVGERALGIDPKSGKPVFVKIGRFGPVAQMGQAFPDDKDAPKPSFASLLKEQSIETITLDEAIKLFDLPRTIGEFEDKEITAAIGRFGPFLRHDGKFVTIPKEFSPYTISLEDSVELIKNKRIQEEQRFIKSFEEEPELQILNGRFGAYIAYKKSNYKIPKGTEPISLTLEQCMKIIEDTPEKKTTKKRTTRKKA from the coding sequence ATGCATAAAAACCTGGTAATAGTAGAATCTCCGGCTAAGGCTAAGACTATCGAGAAATTTCTTGGAAAAGATTTTAAGGTAATGTCAAGTTATGGTCATATCCGTGATTTAAATCCTAAAGATTTCAGTATTGATATAGAAAATAACTACCTGCCGAAGTACATAGTACCTTCGGATAAGAAGAAGTTGGTTTCCGAGTTAAAGAGTGAAGCCAAGAAAGCCGAACAGGTTTGGTTAGCATCCGATGAGGACCGCGAAGGAGAGGCTATATCATGGCATTTGTATGAAGTATTAGGCCTAAAACCAGATAATACGAAACGAATTGTTTTTCATGAAATTACTAAAACAGCAATTCTGCATGCTATTGAAACACCCCGTGAAATTAATCAGAATCTGGTGGATGCCCAACAGGCCCGACGGGTTCTTGACCGTATCGTGGGGTTTGAGCTTTCTCCGGTTTTATGGCGTAAAGTTAAGCCTTCATTATCTGCTGGTCGTGTTCAATCTGTCACAGTACGTCTAATTGTTGAACGCGAAAGAGAAATTCATTCTTTTGTAAGTGAAGCTGCCTATCGTGTTATAGCCAATTTTATTTTGCCTGATGGTACAACGGTTCTTAAGGCAGAACTAAATAAAAGGTTAAAAACGAAAGAAGAAGTAATAAACTTACTGAATCTATGCAAAACAGCATCCTTTCAGATTGATGATATCGCAAAAAAACCGGTTAAAAAATCGCCGGCAGCACCTTTTACAACGTCAACGCTTCAGCAAGAGGCTTCCCGAAAATTGGGTTACTCGGTTTCACAAACCATGATGATTGCTCAGAAGTTGTATGAATCAGGATTCATTACCTATATGCGTACCGACTCGTTCAATTTAAGTGATCTGGCTTTAGGTACTTCAAAAGAGGAGATTTTAAGTTCATATGGGGAGAAATATTATAAATTCCGTCAGTATCATACTAAAAGTAAAGGTGCTCAGGAGGCTCACGAAGCGATTCGTCCTACCTACGTCAATAAAGTTGATGCGGGAGGAACTGCCCAGGAGAAGAAGTTGTATGAACTGATTCGGAAAAGAACTCTGGCGTCTCAGATGGCGGATGCAGAGTTGGAACGAACAACTATTTCTGTTGGAATTTCAGGGCAAAAAGAGAAATTTGTTGCTACAGGCGAAGTAATTGTTTTTGACGGATTTTTGCAAGTTTATCGCGAAAGTCTGGATGATGAAAGCGAAAAGGAACAAGAAAATGGTCTCTTGCCAGCTGTTGAAATGAATGCAGTGCTTAACTTGGATGAAGTAAAAGCAACCGAACGGTTTACGCAACGTCCACCTCGATATACAGAAGCAAGTTTGGTCCGCAGGCTAGAAGAACTGGGTATAGGTCGTCCATCTACTTATGCGCCAACCATTCAAACTGTCCAAAACCGGGAATATGTTGTGAAAGGGGACAAGCCCGGCGAAGAAAGAAATTTTACTGCTATTGCTCTGAAGAAAGGTAAGATTACCGAGTCTTTGAAGAGCGAGATGGTGGGAGCCGACCGCAATAAGTTAATGCCAACTGATATTGGAATAGTGGTAAACGATTTCCTAATGGAGTATTTCCCCAATATACTTGATTATAACTTTACAGCCAACGTAGAGAAAGAGTTCGACTCCATTGCAGACGGAGAAATGATTTGGACTAGCGTTATTGATAACTTTTATAAATTGTTCCATCCGATTGTAGAAGCTACATCGGCTATAAAAACTGAACATAAAGTTGGAGAAAGAGCGCTCGGTATAGATCCCAAAAGCGGAAAGCCTGTTTTTGTTAAAATAGGTCGCTTCGGTCCGGTTGCTCAGATGGGACAGGCGTTCCCGGATGATAAAGACGCTCCGAAACCTTCATTTGCCTCTTTGTTGAAAGAACAGTCTATAGAGACTATCACCCTCGATGAAGCAATAAAGCTTTTTGACCTACCCAGAACGATTGGCGAATTTGAAGATAAAGAAATTACAGCTGCTATTGGGCGTTTTGGACCTTTCCTTCGTCATGACGGTAAGTTTGTTACTATCCCAAAGGAGTTTAGCCCATACACAATTTCGCTGGAAGATTCGGTTGAACTTATAAAAAACAAACGTATTCAGGAAGAACAACGTTTTATAAAGTCTTTCGAAGAAGAACCGGAACTGCAGATACTGAATGGCCGTTTTGGTGCCTATATTGCCTATAAGAAAAGCAATTATAAAATTCCGAAAGGAACAGAGCCAATTAGTCTGACATTGGAACAGTGCATGAAGATTATAGAAGATACGCCAGAAAAGAAAACAACAAAGAAGCGTACTACACGCAAAAAAGCATAA
- a CDS encoding tetratricopeptide repeat protein, whose amino-acid sequence MDKIKQLILDGNIEEAIRLLDEIIAANPQNDEAFYLKGNAWRKKGDMQLAINNYLEAMAINPDSPAHMAHSMMMKIMNFYNKDMYNH is encoded by the coding sequence ATGGATAAAATAAAACAACTTATACTGGATGGCAATATTGAAGAAGCCATTCGCTTGCTTGACGAAATAATCGCTGCAAATCCTCAAAACGATGAAGCTTTTTACCTAAAGGGGAATGCCTGGCGCAAAAAGGGAGATATGCAATTGGCTATTAACAACTACCTTGAAGCTATGGCGATTAATCCTGATAGTCCGGCACACATGGCGCATTCGATGATGATGAAAATCATGAATTTCTATAATAAAGACATGTATAATCATTAA
- a CDS encoding rhomboid family intramembrane serine protease codes for MINQGGSGFLSRIPVVTKNIIIINLLFWMASIALPKVGIDLINIGGLHFPWATDFYAFQFISYMFLHDTSSLGHVFFNMFAVFMFGRVLENVWGPKRFLLFYIITGLGAAVVQEAVWFYNLKDLVFASQDYVNLNGVEIIHKNEYLNYFITIGASGSVFGILLAFGMLFPNVPLYLMFIPVPIKAKYFVVFYGLAELFMGVANFGGDNVAHFAHLGGMLFGYFMIRYWRKKDNDNGRFYL; via the coding sequence ATGATTAATCAAGGAGGATCAGGTTTCCTAAGCAGGATTCCGGTGGTAACGAAAAATATTATAATTATCAATCTGCTTTTCTGGATGGCAAGTATTGCATTGCCTAAGGTAGGGATTGATTTGATCAATATAGGAGGATTGCATTTTCCGTGGGCAACGGATTTTTATGCATTTCAGTTTATTTCCTATATGTTTTTACATGACACAAGTTCACTGGGACATGTCTTTTTTAACATGTTCGCTGTTTTTATGTTTGGACGGGTGCTCGAAAATGTTTGGGGGCCTAAACGGTTTTTGCTGTTCTATATAATTACGGGTCTTGGAGCTGCTGTTGTACAGGAAGCTGTATGGTTTTATAATCTGAAAGATCTGGTATTTGCTTCACAGGATTATGTAAACCTGAACGGTGTTGAGATTATTCACAAAAATGAGTATCTGAATTACTTTATAACCATAGGAGCTTCCGGGTCTGTTTTTGGTATATTGCTTGCATTCGGGATGCTGTTCCCCAATGTGCCTCTTTATTTAATGTTTATTCCTGTTCCTATTAAAGCAAAGTATTTCGTTGTCTTTTATGGACTAGCCGAATTATTCATGGGTGTGGCAAATTTTGGAGGAGACAATGTTGCTCATTTTGCTCATTTGGGTGGAATGCTTTTTGGTTACTTCATGATTCGTTACTGGCGAAAGAAAGACAATGACAATGGACGATTTTATCTCTAA
- a CDS encoding SUMF1/EgtB/PvdO family nonheme iron enzyme — MTSSIKALHKRWITVSLLLASQLLYSQQSSPVDIQLIDIPAGFFYMGSEGLGINYDEAPIHKVTLTSPFKMSATEITNAQYEAFDPSHKFFRGKNGLSLLDDEAVVFVSYYDAVNYCKWLSKKEGKTYRLPTESEWEYACRAGSYLTFSMDDGLPGVYQKNQQTARDLKQVSLLVGQTPANAFGLYDMHGNVEEWCLDWYGPYSAKDQTDPVGMDDGSFRVTRGGSHNTPEKFLRSANRLAMIPDDKHSQTGFRVVLAEFPSTAPLESSEYTIVDNSISQKKEIWEKRSNKKPLFMKPVPFVIQPSCNSGTPFYKHNHQPAITWCSNGDLLAIWFSAEEENGRDMVVLCSRLRNGQSEWDEASLFFKVPDRNMTGSAIFNDGQGKLFHINGMEASGDWQNLAMVKRESTDNGASWSKPEIIAKEHTKRHQVIAGTIKTREGWFIQACDAGPGSNDGAAIHISKDHGKTWLDPWDGKPSEFKQNGNGSTIAGIHTGIVQLMNGDLMALARGNSIPDSTGLLRMPMSISKDMGKSWTYSASEFPPIDGGQRLVFLRLQEGPLLLISFTDHPIRTKKEDRGLLFTNASGKSVRGYGMYAALSFDEGKTWPIKKLITDGTYRFLNGGAWTGAFEMDATHAEPRGYLAATQSPDNVIHLVSSRLHYRFNLTWLLEPAK; from the coding sequence ATGACTTCCTCTATTAAAGCACTACATAAGAGATGGATAACAGTTTCATTGCTTTTGGCCAGTCAGCTTCTGTACAGCCAGCAGTCTTCTCCTGTTGATATTCAGTTGATCGATATTCCGGCTGGCTTCTTCTATATGGGAAGTGAAGGATTAGGTATTAATTACGATGAAGCGCCAATCCACAAAGTAACACTTACCAGCCCTTTCAAAATGTCGGCAACTGAAATCACAAATGCACAATATGAAGCTTTTGATCCTTCTCATAAATTCTTTCGGGGAAAAAACGGATTGTCGTTGCTCGACGACGAAGCAGTCGTTTTTGTAAGCTATTACGATGCGGTAAACTACTGCAAATGGCTAAGCAAAAAAGAAGGTAAAACTTATCGATTGCCGACTGAATCCGAATGGGAATATGCCTGCAGGGCGGGAAGCTATCTCACCTTTTCAATGGACGACGGACTACCGGGAGTCTATCAAAAGAATCAGCAGACAGCCCGCGACCTTAAGCAGGTATCGCTTCTTGTAGGACAGACGCCGGCAAATGCATTCGGTTTGTACGATATGCATGGAAATGTTGAAGAATGGTGCCTCGATTGGTACGGTCCTTACTCCGCAAAAGATCAGACTGATCCGGTTGGAATGGACGATGGTTCTTTCCGTGTAACCCGGGGAGGAAGTCATAATACACCGGAAAAGTTTCTCCGATCAGCCAACCGGCTGGCTATGATTCCAGACGACAAGCATTCTCAAACTGGATTCAGGGTAGTACTTGCTGAGTTTCCCTCAACTGCACCACTTGAATCTTCAGAATATACCATCGTGGACAATTCTATTTCACAAAAGAAAGAGATATGGGAAAAGAGGTCAAACAAAAAGCCTTTGTTCATGAAACCTGTACCTTTTGTAATTCAGCCATCATGTAATTCCGGAACTCCGTTTTACAAGCATAACCATCAGCCGGCCATAACCTGGTGTAGCAATGGTGATTTGCTTGCCATATGGTTTTCCGCCGAAGAAGAGAATGGAAGAGATATGGTTGTGTTGTGCTCGCGACTACGTAACGGGCAATCGGAATGGGATGAAGCGTCCCTGTTCTTTAAAGTTCCCGACCGAAATATGACAGGTTCTGCTATATTTAATGATGGACAGGGAAAGTTATTTCATATAAATGGCATGGAAGCGTCTGGAGATTGGCAAAATCTGGCCATGGTGAAAAGGGAAAGTACAGACAATGGGGCTAGTTGGTCAAAACCTGAGATCATTGCAAAGGAACATACTAAACGGCACCAGGTTATTGCAGGGACTATAAAAACCAGGGAGGGTTGGTTTATTCAGGCTTGCGACGCTGGACCTGGTAGTAACGACGGGGCTGCTATTCATATTAGTAAGGATCATGGAAAAACTTGGCTAGACCCATGGGATGGGAAACCTTCCGAATTTAAACAAAATGGAAATGGTTCAACAATTGCAGGAATTCATACAGGCATTGTTCAACTGATGAACGGAGATCTGATGGCACTTGCTAGAGGAAACAGTATCCCCGACTCCACTGGTTTGTTGAGAATGCCGATGAGTATTTCGAAAGACATGGGAAAAAGCTGGACTTATTCCGCCTCAGAATTTCCTCCAATAGACGGAGGACAACGACTTGTTTTCTTACGACTGCAGGAAGGTCCATTATTATTGATTTCATTTACTGATCACCCTATACGGACAAAAAAAGAAGATAGAGGGTTGCTATTCACAAATGCTTCTGGTAAATCAGTAAGGGGTTACGGAATGTATGCCGCGCTTTCTTTCGACGAAGGAAAAACCTGGCCGATAAAGAAACTGATTACTGACGGAACCTATCGTTTTCTGAATGGAGGAGCGTGGACTGGAGCTTTTGAGATGGATGCCACCCATGCAGAACCCCGGGGATATTTAGCCGCGACACAAAGTCCCGACAATGTAATTCATTTAGTAAGTAGCCGCTTGCATTATCGGTTTAATCTGACTTGGTTACTGGAGCCTGCAAAATAA
- a CDS encoding TonB-dependent receptor, with protein MKAIYNVKALCLVVALSTAATGYAQEDKTKANDVNREMTLEREYDPSVQDASKVNTLPKVKEPVVKKMPIDYSSFAVATDPQQEISLLGSGNIMTEIPFSKKRGYLNLGVGNYMNLNGDLGYHILSTEKDKLNFFVSHRSTNGEIKYLQNEEKQKAKLNSNLGGINFEHEYEKLALKLGFGVDFTRFNYYGYFEPYFSDGVFYPDIAYGSLVDYDKNQSNTTVGGMIGFESKGHGPFEYALDLDFKRFSNKYGMTGGFGGIKENTFGAEFDVNSEFNGGMKIGVEGKLEYFNYGETDAETTEPFERNNHAEATLSPYLKTDGENWNLRLGANTMIITGEEKKIFFSPNITADVELAPKTVLYASATGEARANSAYEISRINRYINPDLVLEASRTWMDGIVGIKSGAGPGFWFDVFGGYKITDNEHFFIPQNTLYAKFGNVSNVAYYDAKLFRGGLTVKYSYQQLFNISLKGVYNSWTVNERESEEAEGEGEAVITDIKAFGKPKTELFGEISVNPMENITLSMDYYLGTGRYTHFNGSTIKMDNINELNMKGTYQLNDTFGAYIKFNNLLFQKYELVYGYPQQGFNAMVGINLNF; from the coding sequence ATGAAAGCTATATATAATGTAAAAGCCCTCTGCCTTGTGGTAGCATTAAGTACTGCAGCAACGGGATATGCGCAGGAAGATAAGACGAAAGCTAATGATGTGAACCGTGAAATGACCCTCGAACGGGAATACGATCCATCGGTTCAGGATGCATCTAAGGTGAATACCTTGCCGAAGGTAAAAGAGCCAGTTGTAAAAAAGATGCCGATCGATTACAGTTCTTTTGCTGTAGCCACTGATCCTCAGCAGGAGATTTCTTTGTTGGGATCAGGCAATATTATGACTGAGATTCCTTTTAGTAAAAAGCGTGGTTATTTGAATCTCGGTGTAGGAAACTATATGAACCTGAATGGAGATCTGGGATATCATATACTTAGTACCGAAAAAGATAAACTAAATTTCTTTGTATCTCATCGATCCACGAATGGTGAGATTAAATACCTCCAAAATGAGGAGAAGCAGAAAGCGAAGCTGAATAGTAACCTCGGAGGAATTAACTTCGAACATGAGTACGAAAAGCTTGCATTAAAGCTTGGCTTTGGAGTGGATTTTACAAGGTTTAACTACTATGGGTATTTTGAACCTTATTTTTCTGATGGAGTTTTCTACCCGGATATAGCATACGGGTCACTTGTGGACTACGATAAAAATCAGTCAAATACAACTGTAGGAGGTATGATTGGATTTGAATCCAAAGGACATGGACCTTTTGAGTATGCCCTGGACCTGGATTTCAAACGTTTTTCTAATAAGTATGGCATGACTGGAGGTTTCGGTGGTATTAAAGAAAATACATTTGGAGCTGAGTTCGATGTTAACAGCGAATTTAACGGGGGAATGAAGATTGGAGTAGAGGGTAAGCTTGAGTATTTTAATTATGGTGAAACAGATGCAGAAACTACTGAGCCGTTTGAAAGGAATAATCATGCAGAAGCCACGCTGAGTCCTTATTTGAAAACTGACGGAGAAAACTGGAATCTGCGTCTGGGCGCCAATACAATGATCATTACTGGTGAGGAAAAAAAGATATTCTTTTCTCCTAATATTACAGCCGATGTGGAGTTGGCTCCTAAGACCGTTTTATATGCTTCTGCCACAGGAGAGGCTCGGGCAAACAGTGCTTACGAAATATCTCGTATAAACCGTTACATCAATCCTGATTTGGTTCTTGAAGCATCCCGTACCTGGATGGATGGAATCGTTGGAATCAAAAGCGGAGCAGGTCCCGGCTTTTGGTTTGATGTATTTGGCGGTTATAAAATAACAGACAACGAACATTTTTTCATACCTCAAAATACCTTGTATGCTAAGTTCGGAAATGTCAGCAATGTAGCTTATTACGATGCGAAATTGTTCCGGGGAGGGTTGACTGTGAAATACAGTTATCAACAACTTTTCAACATATCGTTGAAGGGTGTTTATAACTCGTGGACAGTGAATGAAAGAGAGAGTGAGGAAGCTGAAGGAGAGGGCGAAGCTGTGATTACAGATATCAAGGCATTTGGCAAACCAAAAACAGAATTATTTGGTGAGATATCGGTAAACCCTATGGAGAATATTACCCTTTCTATGGATTACTATCTGGGAACAGGCCGATACACCCATTTCAATGGTTCAACCATTAAAATGGATAATATCAATGAATTGAATATGAAAGGAACTTATCAGCTAAACGATACTTTTGGAGCTTATATCAAGTTTAATAATCTACTTTTCCAAAAGTATGAGCTTGTTTACGGCTATCCTCAACAAGGATTCAATGCCATGGTTGGCATCAACCTTAATTTTTAA
- a CDS encoding rhomboid family intramembrane serine protease produces MDDFISKLKYNFKQGNILSKLIYINVGLFLIIRLFALICTLFSLDGGGLLLFLQVPSSPELLLYRPWTLITYMFTHFDFLHILFNMLWLYWFGGLFLTFFSERQLGGLYLIGGIAGALLYIVSYNLFPYFSEAAAYSTLMGASASVMAIVFAVSFYKKDMEISLFIIGRIKLIYLALFTFVVDLLAITSDNAGGHIAHIGGALVGIVYALQILKGKDLTVPLNRVIDFFVNISRRKPKMKVTHRRTENDRDYNARKQSEQVVIDAILDKLKRSGYESLSESEKKQLFDASKK; encoded by the coding sequence ATGGACGATTTTATCTCTAAATTAAAGTATAATTTCAAGCAAGGGAATATCCTTTCGAAGCTTATATATATAAATGTAGGGCTATTTCTTATAATCAGGCTTTTTGCTTTGATTTGTACTCTTTTTTCATTAGATGGAGGTGGACTGCTCTTGTTTCTTCAGGTGCCTTCTTCTCCGGAACTTCTTTTGTATCGTCCGTGGACACTGATTACGTATATGTTCACTCATTTTGATTTTTTGCATATTTTATTCAATATGCTTTGGCTATATTGGTTTGGTGGATTATTCCTTACTTTTTTTAGTGAACGTCAGCTAGGAGGTTTGTACCTGATTGGAGGAATAGCCGGAGCCTTATTGTATATTGTTTCCTATAATCTTTTTCCTTATTTTAGTGAAGCGGCTGCATATAGTACGCTAATGGGAGCATCAGCTTCGGTAATGGCCATTGTATTTGCAGTCTCCTTCTACAAGAAGGATATGGAAATATCCCTCTTTATCATTGGGAGAATTAAATTGATTTATTTGGCTTTATTTACTTTCGTGGTTGATTTGCTGGCTATCACCTCAGACAATGCAGGTGGTCATATCGCTCATATTGGTGGAGCATTAGTAGGAATAGTATATGCCCTGCAGATATTAAAAGGGAAAGATCTCACAGTCCCATTGAACCGGGTGATTGATTTTTTTGTTAATATAAGCCGACGCAAGCCTAAAATGAAAGTTACACACCGTCGTACAGAAAATGACAGGGATTATAATGCAAGAAAGCAAAGCGAACAGGTGGTAATAGATGCGATACTGGATAAGCTGAAACGTTCAGGATACGAAAGTCTTTCTGAAAGTGAGAAAAAACAGTTGTTTGATGCAAGTAAAAAATAA
- a CDS encoding HU family DNA-binding protein, protein MNKTEFINAVSEQSGLSKVDSKKAVEAFIQTISNEMKEGGKVALLGFGSFSTSEKAARKGVNPKTKEVIDIPARKVVKFKAGAELTDKIK, encoded by the coding sequence ATGAACAAAACAGAATTTATTAATGCCGTTTCTGAGCAATCGGGATTAAGCAAAGTTGACTCAAAGAAAGCAGTAGAAGCTTTCATCCAAACAATCTCTAACGAAATGAAAGAAGGCGGTAAAGTTGCTCTTCTTGGTTTCGGATCTTTCTCTACATCTGAAAAAGCCGCACGTAAAGGTGTTAATCCTAAGACTAAAGAAGTTATTGATATTCCAGCCCGCAAGGTTGTAAAATTCAAGGCTGGTGCAGAACTAACCGACAAAATCAAGTAA